A DNA window from Maribellus comscasis contains the following coding sequences:
- a CDS encoding FecR family protein encodes MKEQDKFWELSTGKIFKELNPEEEKILNQLLKEKENQKTFAEIEKIHRGLKKSLPLQSASQSRSWEKVSGHFKLRKVHLLKSALKYAAILIVAFLAGVLIKTNLTSQPTPLVYAELKVPLGQMSEITLYDGTHVWLNSGTTLKYPNSFGTESREVFLNGEAFFNVKPSDIPFKVKLKKSEIEVLGTSFNVVSYAEERSSQITLIEGAVRINSVTGKEITRIKPKEQITIPDELENIKIKKVNTDFYTSWTEGKIEFDEERLFDIAFRLERWYNVEINFTSAEAEDLRFSGTVLKNKPFDQIIKAIGILLPVKIKYQNKLGEKDIITISINDKPM; translated from the coding sequence ATGAAAGAACAGGATAAATTTTGGGAACTTTCCACTGGAAAAATATTTAAAGAACTCAACCCAGAAGAGGAAAAAATTTTGAATCAGCTCCTTAAAGAAAAAGAAAATCAAAAAACTTTTGCTGAAATTGAAAAAATTCATCGGGGATTAAAAAAAAGCCTTCCGTTGCAAAGTGCTTCTCAAAGTCGCTCATGGGAAAAAGTCTCCGGGCATTTTAAACTTCGGAAAGTACATTTATTAAAATCGGCACTTAAATATGCAGCCATTTTGATTGTTGCATTTTTGGCTGGTGTATTAATCAAAACCAACTTAACCTCACAACCTACCCCCCTGGTTTATGCGGAATTAAAAGTTCCTCTTGGACAAATGTCGGAAATAACTTTATACGATGGCACCCATGTTTGGCTAAATTCCGGGACCACTTTAAAATATCCGAATTCATTTGGCACAGAAAGCCGTGAGGTATTTCTTAACGGTGAAGCTTTTTTTAATGTTAAACCCAGCGATATACCTTTCAAGGTTAAGCTAAAAAAAAGTGAAATTGAAGTTTTGGGGACTTCGTTTAATGTGGTCTCATACGCAGAAGAACGTTCCAGTCAGATAACATTGATTGAAGGGGCTGTAAGAATTAACAGTGTTACGGGAAAAGAGATTACCCGGATTAAACCCAAAGAACAAATTACGATTCCCGATGAATTAGAAAACATAAAAATTAAAAAAGTTAATACCGATTTCTATACGAGTTGGACCGAAGGAAAAATTGAATTTGACGAAGAACGGCTGTTTGACATTGCTTTCAGATTGGAGCGCTGGTACAATGTGGAAATAAATTTTACAAGTGCAGAAGCTGAAGATTTACGTTTTTCGGGTACGGTGCTAAAAAATAAACCCTTTGACCAAATCATCAAAGCCATCGGAATTCTTTTACCTGTAAAAATAAAATATCAGAATAAACTGGGAGAAAAAGATATAATAACCATTTCAATAAATGATAAGCCTATGTGA
- a CDS encoding TonB-dependent receptor — MKKRSNRAVFERPLKKLLLKMKLTFAIFLLGLVSVSASTYSQNTRLDISFNNNNIVDLFKEIENKSEFYFFYQREDLKKIENVSVNVKDATVMEILDQVLSGTSLDYKIVDRYIIVRQKESNFGDAIIKGEQQKPVNGTVKDKNGVPLPGVTVLEKGTGNGTVTNTNGEYSLSVNANDAILLFSFVGMQSQEIPVEEKQQIDVVLEEGVIGLEEVVAIGYGTMKKRDVTGSVSSADGSELVKVNSSSVSTAISGRLPGLHVSQSSGSAGAGSVLRIRGVGSVYSGVDPLVIIDGFQGDINQVSPNDVETITVLKDAASASIYGARAANGVILITTKTGKRNQELKVNVNVKYGTQQATNIPKLLDSEDWCRKMNESTLARTGTQYWVGDQAPELQTTNTDWFDYIFRSAPVQDYNLSATGGSKNLQYAVNINYYNQDGIMIGENYQRASARSNIEFVTERFSAGLRTYHYKTWSSNHSADINGAMFTPPTIPLYNEDGLPGTPREGTGEDQLQNNTPVMSYNSVDNSAKANSTTVNLYSELKLWDGLKFKTVFNISGYDSYREDFRPEWFTYRPEDTDHSAPYRHQSPASLTVYDNTSSIWEWQNLLTYVKDYKKHHIDILAGISAQKSESAYMSAYRNTFPRNSLVAINAGSEDYNNSGSSGEGSLSSQFGRINYSFDNKYLLQMNVRRDGSSVFAPKNRWGVFPSASFGWRISEESFLKDNSVISNMKLRAGIGSLGNSNIPSYKWLSSISFGAGYVFGEEQALNSGATVSGAYNEDITWEKTTTTNIALDLGLFNNQFNMTLDVFKRKTTDMLLILPLPSTTGYSSDPYVNIGGVDNSGWEFTAQYINRSHELKYDISFNITHVKNKVVDMGDVAPIIDLYTRTEEGQSINSYYGYVVEGIYQSEADIAASPTLDGARPGDFKYKDLDNSGTIDEDDRKFLGNSIPEFYYGGNVNLEWKNLDMSIQLQGEFGKNIMVTPEFAMDFGTLYDYTNMYQEVYDNRWTQEGDDSYYPAIGSGIRGINNVCNTRWLMDASYLRVKNLQIGYTLPNQLLTGTPINKIRVFLSGTNLLTFTDYVGFDPEIGVRQKRSDSTGYIDMVYTRGGSNTPQARTFQAGVTITF, encoded by the coding sequence ATGAAAAAACGATCAAACCGGGCTGTTTTTGAACGGCCTTTAAAAAAACTTTTATTAAAAATGAAATTGACTTTTGCGATATTTCTTCTTGGCCTGGTGAGTGTGAGTGCCTCCACGTATTCACAGAATACCAGATTGGATATCTCATTCAACAATAATAACATCGTCGACTTATTTAAGGAGATTGAAAATAAAAGCGAATTTTACTTCTTTTATCAGCGGGAAGATCTAAAAAAAATAGAAAATGTTTCTGTAAACGTTAAGGATGCAACAGTTATGGAAATCCTTGACCAGGTTCTGAGCGGCACCTCACTGGACTATAAAATTGTTGACCGCTATATAATCGTACGTCAAAAAGAAAGTAATTTTGGTGATGCTATTATTAAAGGCGAACAACAAAAACCTGTTAACGGGACAGTAAAAGACAAAAATGGAGTGCCGCTTCCCGGGGTTACCGTTTTAGAAAAAGGAACCGGCAACGGAACGGTTACAAACACGAACGGAGAATATTCACTTTCAGTAAATGCCAATGATGCCATTCTGTTGTTTTCTTTTGTTGGAATGCAAAGTCAGGAAATTCCAGTTGAAGAGAAGCAGCAGATTGACGTTGTTCTGGAAGAAGGAGTAATCGGTCTTGAAGAAGTAGTTGCCATAGGTTATGGAACCATGAAAAAAAGGGATGTTACCGGGTCTGTTTCTTCAGCAGACGGCAGTGAATTGGTAAAAGTAAACTCATCAAGTGTGAGCACCGCTATTTCAGGTCGTTTGCCCGGATTACATGTTTCACAATCATCAGGAAGCGCAGGAGCGGGATCTGTCCTAAGAATCCGTGGTGTAGGTTCAGTTTATTCAGGTGTTGACCCATTGGTAATTATCGATGGATTCCAGGGCGATATCAACCAGGTATCTCCTAACGATGTCGAAACCATTACCGTGTTAAAAGATGCAGCTTCTGCTTCAATATACGGAGCCAGAGCAGCAAACGGAGTTATTCTTATTACTACAAAAACCGGAAAAAGGAACCAGGAATTGAAGGTAAATGTAAATGTAAAATACGGAACACAACAAGCAACAAATATTCCAAAGTTACTCGACTCGGAAGACTGGTGCAGAAAAATGAATGAATCAACCCTGGCAAGAACAGGAACACAATATTGGGTTGGCGATCAGGCTCCTGAATTGCAAACCACAAATACAGATTGGTTTGATTATATTTTCAGAAGTGCTCCGGTACAGGATTATAACCTGTCGGCAACGGGTGGCTCAAAAAATCTTCAGTACGCTGTAAATATCAACTACTACAATCAGGACGGCATCATGATAGGGGAAAACTATCAGAGAGCAAGTGCCCGAAGTAACATTGAGTTTGTAACAGAAAGATTTAGCGCCGGTCTGAGAACCTATCATTACAAAACCTGGTCAAGCAATCATTCTGCTGATATCAACGGAGCAATGTTTACTCCACCGACAATACCCTTGTACAATGAGGATGGATTACCCGGGACACCGAGGGAAGGTACAGGTGAAGATCAACTCCAAAACAATACCCCGGTAATGTCGTACAACAGTGTCGACAATAGTGCAAAAGCCAATTCAACAACTGTAAATTTATATTCTGAACTAAAACTGTGGGACGGGTTAAAGTTTAAAACCGTATTTAATATTTCCGGTTATGACAGTTACCGGGAAGATTTCCGCCCGGAATGGTTTACCTACCGCCCGGAGGACACCGATCATTCTGCGCCGTACAGGCATCAAAGCCCGGCATCCTTAACTGTTTACGATAATACAAGTTCAATATGGGAATGGCAAAATCTTCTCACTTATGTAAAAGATTACAAAAAACACCATATTGATATTTTGGCAGGTATTTCGGCCCAAAAGTCAGAATCAGCTTATATGAGCGCATACAGAAATACCTTCCCCCGAAATAGTCTTGTTGCTATCAACGCGGGAAGTGAAGACTACAACAACTCCGGCTCTTCAGGTGAAGGATCCCTTTCCTCTCAATTCGGAAGAATTAACTATTCCTTCGACAACAAATACCTGCTTCAAATGAATGTAAGAAGGGACGGCTCTTCCGTTTTTGCGCCTAAAAACCGATGGGGAGTTTTTCCGTCGGCATCTTTTGGATGGAGAATCTCTGAAGAAAGCTTCTTAAAAGATAATTCAGTCATCAGCAATATGAAATTAAGGGCTGGTATTGGTTCGTTGGGAAATTCAAATATTCCATCCTACAAATGGTTAAGTTCGATTTCGTTTGGTGCAGGTTATGTGTTTGGCGAAGAACAGGCGTTAAATTCCGGTGCCACTGTCAGTGGCGCATACAACGAAGATATTACATGGGAAAAGACAACTACAACAAATATTGCCCTCGACTTAGGTTTGTTCAACAATCAGTTTAATATGACTTTGGATGTATTCAAAAGGAAAACAACGGATATGCTTTTAATTCTTCCGCTTCCTTCAACTACCGGTTATAGCAGCGATCCTTATGTGAATATCGGAGGAGTAGACAACTCAGGATGGGAATTCACAGCCCAATACATCAACAGATCGCATGAATTGAAATACGATATTTCGTTCAACATTACGCATGTAAAAAATAAGGTAGTCGACATGGGAGATGTTGCCCCCATCATCGACTTGTACACCAGAACGGAAGAAGGGCAGTCTATAAACTCCTATTACGGTTATGTTGTTGAAGGCATTTATCAGTCGGAGGCAGATATAGCCGCCAGCCCAACGCTTGATGGAGCGCGCCCTGGCGATTTTAAATATAAAGATCTGGATAACAGTGGAACAATTGACGAAGATGACAGAAAATTTCTGGGTAATTCTATCCCTGAATTTTACTATGGGGGAAATGTCAATCTTGAGTGGAAAAATCTGGATATGAGCATTCAGCTTCAGGGTGAGTTTGGTAAAAATATAATGGTGACACCTGAATTCGCAATGGATTTCGGAACACTCTATGATTACACAAATATGTATCAGGAAGTATACGATAACAGATGGACACAAGAGGGAGACGACAGCTATTATCCGGCGATAGGCAGTGGAATCCGGGGAATTAATAATGTTTGTAATACCCGCTGGCTCATGGATGCAAGTTACCTAAGGGTTAAAAACCTGCAAATTGGATATACACTTCCAAATCAACTTCTTACGGGAACACCGATCAATAAAATCAGGGTATTTCTCTCCGGAACAAACCTGTTAACGTTTACTGATTATGTTGGATTTGACCCGGAAATAGGAGTCAGACAAAAGCGATCCGACAGTACCGGATACATTGACATGGTTTACACCCGAGGAGGCTCCAATACTCCCCAGGCTCGAACATTCCAGGCAGGTGTAACGATAACTTTCTAA
- a CDS encoding RagB/SusD family nutrient uptake outer membrane protein, producing the protein MKTKILYFALFALLLLNSTGCKESFLETLPKDQLTTETFYKSEDDFIQSINGVYGINNIWRQKMEFFPMVDIATPVATRGSGRFGQFDWGGNGYTPDGVPGDIRAWFSYWWIGIARANEVLYRLEEVEDVFTTAGLKDQIKGEALFLRAIYYFYLSDIWGGMPLITEPVTTETYYPERDTKAAITEQMISDLKEAQNLLPSVTKYRSSPAEMGRASKEAAQSLLGKIYCAEEQWENASAELKKVIDSNNFELTPGATGFIDQFWPEGENGIESIFEWQYMSGIGDQYGNSFVSYCATGAAGLDVGGNGWNYIEPTDYLVDLYETKNGYKVTSTWTGSGESQDYFSFSSDDPEFNPEDAFANRDPRLKWTVAYEGNPYVDEKWPENTFTAASPMESNYGNLKMIVYEEGFAQSDMNMVVLRFADVLLLYAEAQMELNNLDEATKYVNRVRSRPSVSMPDVPAGIAGSQSDLRQYIREERIRELATEYGHVFYDMRRWGIYVDEMENYWTANKFGRENPAVQIDEHNVLWPIPTQELDLNPNMVQNPGY; encoded by the coding sequence ATGAAGACAAAAATTTTATATTTCGCATTATTTGCTCTGTTGCTACTAAATTCAACCGGGTGCAAAGAGAGTTTTCTCGAAACATTACCCAAGGATCAACTCACAACAGAGACATTTTATAAAAGTGAAGACGATTTTATTCAATCCATAAATGGTGTATACGGAATTAATAACATCTGGCGGCAAAAAATGGAATTTTTTCCGATGGTTGATATCGCTACTCCCGTTGCAACCCGTGGAAGTGGTAGGTTTGGTCAATTCGACTGGGGTGGCAACGGCTATACTCCCGACGGTGTTCCCGGTGATATTCGTGCCTGGTTCAGCTACTGGTGGATAGGTATAGCACGGGCAAATGAAGTGTTGTACCGACTTGAAGAAGTAGAAGATGTATTTACCACTGCCGGGTTAAAAGACCAGATAAAAGGCGAAGCTTTGTTCCTGAGAGCTATTTACTACTTCTATTTAAGTGATATTTGGGGAGGTATGCCTCTTATTACCGAGCCGGTTACAACAGAAACATACTATCCCGAACGTGATACTAAAGCTGCCATTACGGAACAAATGATAAGCGATTTAAAAGAAGCCCAAAATCTCCTGCCTTCTGTTACAAAGTATCGCAGCTCGCCCGCCGAAATGGGAAGGGCCAGTAAGGAAGCTGCACAATCCTTACTCGGTAAAATTTATTGTGCTGAAGAACAATGGGAAAATGCCTCCGCCGAGTTAAAAAAAGTTATCGACTCTAATAATTTTGAGTTAACACCCGGAGCAACCGGTTTTATTGACCAGTTTTGGCCGGAAGGTGAAAATGGCATTGAATCTATTTTTGAGTGGCAATATATGAGCGGAATCGGCGATCAATACGGAAATTCTTTTGTTTCGTACTGCGCCACCGGTGCTGCCGGACTGGATGTTGGAGGAAATGGATGGAATTATATCGAACCAACGGATTATCTGGTTGACTTATACGAAACAAAAAATGGTTACAAAGTAACAAGCACATGGACAGGAAGTGGTGAAAGTCAGGACTATTTTTCATTCTCTTCCGACGACCCTGAGTTTAATCCGGAAGACGCCTTTGCAAACCGCGACCCGCGCTTAAAATGGACCGTTGCATACGAGGGCAATCCCTATGTAGATGAAAAGTGGCCGGAAAATACCTTTACCGCTGCAAGTCCAATGGAATCGAACTACGGTAACCTGAAAATGATTGTTTACGAAGAAGGATTTGCACAAAGTGACATGAACATGGTTGTTTTACGTTTTGCTGATGTATTATTACTTTATGCTGAGGCTCAAATGGAACTAAATAATTTGGATGAAGCAACAAAATATGTAAATAGGGTCCGTAGCAGACCATCCGTTTCAATGCCTGATGTACCGGCTGGTATAGCTGGTTCACAAAGCGACCTGAGACAGTATATCCGCGAAGAACGAATCAGGGAACTGGCAACTGAATACGGCCATGTATTTTACGATATGCGACGTTGGGGAATTTATGTTGACGAAATGGAAAATTACTGGACAGCCAACAAATTTGGACGCGAAAACCCGGCAGTCCAAATTGACGAACACAATGTACTGTGGCCAATTCCAACACAAGAGCTTGACTTAAACCCCAACATGGTTCAGAATCCAGGCTATTAA
- a CDS encoding glycoside hydrolase family 140 protein, whose translation MKHIYQFLLLFLIQITFLPNNLFAQNQLQKLKVAHNNRYLCYDDGTPFFWLADTAWEIFLKLNTEEASLYFEDRISKGFNVIQCTILSENDFHTIDATNQYGQKPLINGDPEKPDTIPGKNNDYWDYIDKIIKLAESKGLYIGLLPTWGEYVTTEFRDGIVNSIYDVDNAFIYGKFVGERYKNYTNIIWILGGDRSACTKEAKAIWRSLAKGLAVGLTGSEDYSKMLMTFHPVGKRHSTDDFPDEKWIDFNAIQSGHGTNILNWKMIQNDYNNYKNTPVIDLESSYPFLGENNDKEKTDFYARRAAYWSVFSGSFGHTYGHHGIWNFVKENENKNIIWKNAIQAVSSTQMGYLKNLIKSFPFFERIPDQNIIASNPGLDTDHIAATRGNNYALIYIPTGRPVVIRMGHIKGESVKAKWFNPGNNKYSQTETKPNSGLITFFPPNSLSSQQETDWVLILESVEN comes from the coding sequence ATGAAGCACATCTACCAATTTCTCCTTCTGTTCCTCATTCAAATTACCTTTCTTCCCAACAATCTTTTTGCACAAAATCAACTTCAAAAATTAAAGGTTGCACACAATAACAGATATTTATGTTATGACGACGGAACTCCGTTTTTTTGGCTGGCAGATACGGCATGGGAAATATTCCTAAAACTAAATACAGAAGAAGCATCGCTGTATTTTGAAGACAGAATTTCAAAAGGATTTAATGTAATTCAGTGTACCATTCTCTCTGAAAATGATTTTCATACCATTGATGCAACCAACCAGTATGGACAAAAGCCACTTATAAACGGCGATCCGGAAAAGCCTGATACCATTCCGGGAAAAAATAATGATTACTGGGACTACATAGATAAAATAATTAAACTTGCTGAATCTAAAGGACTTTATATTGGCTTGTTACCAACCTGGGGCGAATATGTCACAACAGAATTTCGCGATGGTATTGTAAATTCAATCTATGATGTTGATAACGCATTTATTTACGGAAAATTTGTTGGAGAGCGTTACAAAAATTATACAAATATAATTTGGATTTTAGGAGGCGATCGTTCGGCTTGCACGAAAGAAGCTAAAGCAATCTGGCGTTCGCTGGCAAAAGGTCTGGCAGTGGGTTTAACAGGAAGTGAGGACTACAGCAAAATGCTGATGACTTTCCATCCGGTAGGGAAACGCCATTCAACAGATGATTTTCCTGATGAAAAATGGATCGATTTCAACGCAATTCAATCCGGGCACGGAACAAATATTTTAAATTGGAAGATGATTCAGAACGATTATAACAACTATAAAAACACGCCTGTAATTGATTTGGAATCAAGCTATCCGTTTCTTGGAGAAAATAACGACAAAGAGAAAACTGATTTTTATGCACGCCGGGCAGCATACTGGTCTGTTTTTTCCGGCAGCTTTGGACATACCTACGGACATCACGGAATTTGGAATTTTGTAAAAGAGAACGAAAACAAAAATATTATCTGGAAAAATGCAATTCAAGCGGTTAGTTCAACTCAAATGGGCTATCTGAAAAATTTGATAAAATCATTTCCTTTTTTTGAGCGTATTCCCGATCAGAATATAATTGCATCAAACCCGGGTTTGGACACAGATCACATCGCTGCAACCCGCGGAAACAACTACGCGCTGATATATATTCCCACTGGCCGGCCGGTAGTAATCAGGATGGGGCATATTAAAGGTGAATCGGTTAAAGCAAAATGGTTTAATCCCGGAAACAACAAATATTCTCAAACCGAAACCAAACCAAATTCCGGATTGATAACATTTTTTCCACCCAATTCCCTCTCTTCTCAACAAGAAACCGACTGGGTATTGATATTGGAGTCAGTGGAAAACTAA
- a CDS encoding GH36-type glycosyl hydrolase domain-containing protein has product MKSFFAFLLFVVILLSCSAKQSSERKKLADKINTTASISYTKSKALEIIKTGFNAGDGYSEVWIRDYNTFIELASEVYSSEDLKKNLLVFFRMQGDDGNIIDGFVPKEKAYVDYDYITSELESRYVGHKNTVETDQESSLIQAVYKYIKVTGDSSVLSEKIGNKTVLERIDWAIEFLLNHRFSEEYGLIWGATTADWGDVQPEHGWGVDIDENTHRAIDIYDNAMLLIALDNLLEIQPQKKKKWGQLKKGLTQNCRKYLWDKNKQKFKPHIYLDKSPFSEDFNEDEIYYFGGTATAIEAGLLSKNEIKSSLKQMVALVKKAGAASIGLTLYPAYPEGFFANKIMNPEYSYQNGGDWTWFGGRMIQQLIKYGFLKEAFEQLVPMTERVMKNDGFYEWYTIDNQPRGSGTFRGSAGVLFVAIQLLEKEIARN; this is encoded by the coding sequence ATGAAAAGTTTCTTCGCATTCCTGTTATTTGTTGTGATTTTGTTATCCTGTAGCGCAAAACAATCTTCCGAAAGGAAAAAACTGGCCGATAAAATAAACACTACAGCGTCGATTTCCTATACAAAATCCAAAGCTCTTGAAATCATTAAAACCGGATTTAATGCGGGAGACGGGTACAGCGAAGTCTGGATTCGCGACTACAATACATTTATTGAACTGGCTTCGGAAGTATATTCTTCCGAAGATTTAAAAAAAAACTTACTGGTATTCTTCAGAATGCAGGGAGATGACGGAAATATTATCGATGGATTTGTTCCAAAAGAAAAGGCGTATGTTGACTACGATTATATTACTTCTGAACTGGAGTCGCGTTATGTAGGGCATAAAAATACGGTAGAAACCGATCAGGAATCTTCTCTGATTCAGGCTGTTTATAAATATATTAAAGTTACAGGCGATTCATCTGTTCTTTCTGAAAAGATAGGAAACAAAACCGTTCTGGAAAGAATAGATTGGGCCATTGAATTTTTATTAAATCACCGTTTCTCTGAAGAATACGGTTTAATTTGGGGAGCCACAACGGCCGACTGGGGAGATGTGCAGCCCGAACACGGATGGGGTGTTGATATTGATGAAAACACCCACCGAGCCATTGATATCTACGATAATGCCATGTTGTTAATTGCCTTGGACAACCTTTTGGAAATCCAACCTCAAAAAAAGAAAAAATGGGGACAACTAAAAAAAGGACTGACACAAAATTGCAGAAAATATCTATGGGACAAAAACAAACAAAAATTCAAGCCTCATATTTATCTTGACAAATCGCCTTTCTCGGAGGATTTTAACGAAGATGAAATATACTATTTTGGAGGAACTGCCACAGCAATTGAAGCAGGTTTACTTTCAAAAAATGAAATTAAAAGTTCATTAAAACAAATGGTTGCTCTGGTAAAAAAAGCAGGTGCAGCATCCATTGGATTAACACTTTATCCGGCATACCCCGAAGGATTTTTTGCCAACAAAATTATGAATCCGGAATACAGTTATCAAAATGGTGGCGACTGGACCTGGTTTGGTGGAAGAATGATTCAGCAACTGATTAAATACGGTTTTCTTAAAGAAGCCTTCGAACAGTTGGTTCCGATGACCGAAAGGGTGATGAAAAACGATGGTTTTTATGAATGGTACACCATTGATAATCAACCCCGTGGTTCGGGAACATTTAGAGGTTCCGCCGGCGTACTTTTTGTTGCAATTCAATTATTGGAAAAAGAAATCGCGAGAAACTAA
- a CDS encoding glycoside hydrolase family 88 protein — MKRRDFIHTAQLGSFGILLSPLPAMSTFSQNKETTRIVLKQLNFKSPELPDGQRIPFGWSAAGLLPGDSVIVKPDKKIPDGNLWFRVSVAQEIWDKKQLHLQLANSKEKLGTVDIQFSSVLVPYEVKINKKYIPEINRQGIKITLESPTPFWYFNQPDSKVNNAAFLPHLLSSQNNTGTIDDFLNCFLSINSTQAFGWREGTVLDGLWQIFSKKNNKRAFKAIQQHFDLYFDKKQNLVYENARSKPNDNRVNGIESTIPFATLARLHPEHPILKTVVKGWQEMKKENGMVIDGTMVSAEGCYTVAYPMAVIGKIWQDKALKENALEQLKHRYVLINDNKLNLRYYTEGRYTYPNWARGAAWTLLGFSRTISELMDEMKVDEIIDKFEDAVKIAVSMQRKDGLWNCFMHEPNSLPDTSGSAGISAAILTGINNGFLSESYRSIAEGCWSALENYITPDGFLKGVAQDNRGGVELQQSDYRVIAQMGMGMMAQLYAER; from the coding sequence ATGAAACGACGAGACTTTATACATACAGCGCAATTAGGCAGTTTTGGAATTTTACTTTCACCCTTGCCGGCTATGTCAACGTTTTCTCAAAATAAAGAGACTACGCGGATTGTTCTAAAACAATTAAATTTTAAGTCTCCCGAACTTCCCGACGGACAGAGAATCCCATTTGGATGGTCGGCTGCCGGTTTGCTTCCAGGTGATTCTGTTATTGTAAAGCCGGATAAAAAAATACCTGACGGAAACTTGTGGTTCCGGGTTTCAGTAGCACAGGAAATCTGGGATAAAAAACAGCTTCACCTCCAACTTGCCAATTCCAAAGAAAAACTCGGAACGGTTGACATTCAGTTTTCCTCTGTTCTTGTTCCGTATGAAGTAAAAATCAATAAAAAATATATTCCTGAGATAAACAGGCAGGGAATAAAAATTACCCTCGAGAGCCCTACTCCGTTTTGGTATTTTAACCAACCCGACTCAAAAGTGAACAACGCAGCTTTTCTGCCTCATTTGCTTTCTTCACAAAACAATACAGGAACCATTGACGACTTTTTAAACTGTTTTCTTTCAATAAATTCGACTCAGGCTTTTGGCTGGCGCGAAGGTACCGTACTCGATGGATTATGGCAGATTTTCAGCAAAAAAAATAATAAAAGGGCGTTCAAAGCAATTCAGCAACATTTCGATTTATATTTTGATAAAAAGCAAAACCTGGTATACGAAAACGCCCGAAGTAAACCCAACGACAACCGTGTTAATGGTATTGAATCAACAATTCCATTTGCTACTTTGGCCCGTTTGCATCCGGAACACCCAATTTTAAAAACGGTTGTAAAAGGGTGGCAGGAAATGAAAAAAGAAAACGGAATGGTCATCGATGGAACGATGGTTTCGGCCGAAGGTTGTTACACCGTCGCCTATCCGATGGCCGTAATTGGAAAAATCTGGCAGGATAAAGCCTTAAAGGAAAATGCATTGGAACAATTAAAACACCGGTATGTATTGATAAATGATAATAAACTGAATTTGCGATACTACACCGAAGGAAGATACACTTACCCCAATTGGGCACGGGGTGCAGCCTGGACACTGCTGGGATTTTCACGCACAATATCAGAACTGATGGATGAAATGAAAGTGGACGAAATTATCGATAAATTTGAAGATGCTGTAAAAATTGCTGTTTCCATGCAACGCAAAGACGGACTATGGAACTGTTTTATGCACGAGCCAAACAGCTTGCCCGACACCTCAGGCTCTGCAGGAATTTCCGCGGCAATTCTCACCGGAATAAACAACGGATTTTTATCTGAATCATACCGCTCAATTGCTGAAGGATGCTGGAGTGCCCTTGAGAACTACATTACTCCCGATGGTTTTCTTAAAGGTGTTGCTCAGGATAATCGCGGTGGTGTGGAACTCCAGCAAAGCGATTACCGGGTAATTGCGCAGATGGGAATGGGCATGATGGCACAGTTGTATGCAGAACGATAA